GCGGCTTCGCCCGGAGATCTGGCCGCTGTTAACGCTGTAGCGCGTGCTGTGAAAAATGTGACAGTGATCGGTCTGTCCCGTTCACGGGAGCAGGATATCGACGCCGTCCGCGAAGCACTTCAGGGAGCACAGGATCCTTGTATTCACGTGTTCCTTGCAACATCGTCGATTCATCGCAAGTTCAAGCTGCGGATGGAGAAGGAGCAAGTACTGGAAACAGCACAGGCTGCTATCCGTTACGCAAAAAAATATTTCTCCAAGATTGAGTTTTCGCTTGAAGATGCCGGACGCACAGAGCGTGACTTTTTGGCCGAGATGGTTGGTATGGCTGTCCGCGAAGGTGCTAATGTGGTCAACATCCCGGACACGGTCGGTTATTTGAACCCATCGGAATATGGTGCTATTTTTAGATTTCTGAAGGAAAATGTTCCGGATATTGAGAAGGTGCAGCTGAGCGCTCACTGTCATAATGACCTTGGTATGGCGACAGCTAATACGCTCTCGGCTATTATGAATGGAGCGGATCAGATTGAAGGCACGGTGAACGGAATCGGGGAGCGTGCCGGTAACACGGCCATTGAAGAAATCGCCATGGCTCTCGAGACGCGTCAGGAGTTTTTCCAGGCCAAAACCGGACTGCATCTGACGGAGATTGCACGTACGAGCCGCCTTGTCAGCAAGCTAACAGGCATGGTAGTCCCTGGGAATAAAGCAATTGTCGGTGCGAATGCGTTCGCCCATGAATCCGGTATTCACCAGGACGGTATGCTGAAAGAGAAAACAACCTATGAGATTATGACGCCGGAATCTATAGGTCTTAAAGAAAGCAAGCTGGTGCTCGGAAAGCATTCCGGACGCCATGCATTCCGCGAGAAGCTGCTGGATCTCGGCTATGAGTTGAATGAAGAACAAGTTAATGAGGCTTTTTCCAAGTTCAAAGTGCTGGCTGATAAGAAAAAAGAAGTATCCGATGACGATCTGCTCGCATTGCTCGAAGAGAGGTTGACGGATACACCGGAAGTATTCAAGCTGGAAACGATGTTTGTTGCTTACGGAAATGCCTCAACACCTACAGCTCGAGTTACGATTGAGACGGAGAATGGAACGATTGAGGAAGAGGCTGAAGGCAACGGATCAGTCGACGCCATCTATAATGCCATCGATAAAGTGACGGCTGAAGAGGTTACGCTATCGGATTATTCGATCAAGTCGGTATCCCACGGTAAGGATGCGCTCGGTGAGGTACACGTGGTTCTGTCTCAAAATGATGTCGCAGCCCAAGGCCGCGGACTCAGCACGGACATTCTGGAAGCGAGTGCCCGCGCTTATGTGGATGCGGTTAACCAGCTGATTGAGAAACGTAAAACGTTCGGACGTCGTGACCGCGTCACGTTGTAACGTTAAGAACCGCTTCATCTGTCCAATGGTGAACATAAAAAACAGGCTCCCGATTTCAAGCCGGGGAGCCTGTTTTTGCTTTGACGGCTCTTTATAATTCAAGCGCAGTGAATGGCTTATAGGAAAAACTTATAAAGTTCATAGATTCTATATCTTGGTCAAACGAGCGAGATATATGTTACAACAGTAACTAGGATAAACCGGACGTATGTACATATCGATAAGGAGTGACTTACCATGACACAAACGAAAAAAATCGCTGTTATCTCGGGGGACGGAATTGGACCGGAAGTGGTGGCAGAAGCGGAAAAGATTATTAAACGGACGGAAGACGTATTCGGATATTCTTTCACGACTGAGCACGCTTTGTTTGGCGGAATCGCCATTGACCAGAAGGGAACACCACTGCCTGAGGAAACATTGAATGTGTGTAAAAGTGCGGATGCGGTATTGCTTGGCGCGGTTGGCGGACCTCAGTGGGACAACAATCCGAAAGAACTTCGTCCGGAGACCGGATTGCTAGGCATTCGTAAAGAGTTGGGGCTGTTCTCTAATCTCCGACCAGCTGTAATATTTGATTGCCTGAAGGATGCATCTACGCTGAAACCGGAAGTTTTGGAAGGTACGGATCTGATGGTAGTGCGGGAACTTACGGGCGGTATATACTTCGGTGAGAAATTTAGACGTGAGGGAGCGAACGGAGAAGAGGCGGTAGATACTTGCGTTTACAACACGATGGAAGTGGAACGTA
Above is a window of Paenibacillus uliginis N3/975 DNA encoding:
- a CDS encoding 2-isopropylmalate synthase codes for the protein MRKIYVFDTTLRDGEQSPGVNLNTREKVEIAHQLEKLGIDRMEAGFPAASPGDLAAVNAVARAVKNVTVIGLSRSREQDIDAVREALQGAQDPCIHVFLATSSIHRKFKLRMEKEQVLETAQAAIRYAKKYFSKIEFSLEDAGRTERDFLAEMVGMAVREGANVVNIPDTVGYLNPSEYGAIFRFLKENVPDIEKVQLSAHCHNDLGMATANTLSAIMNGADQIEGTVNGIGERAGNTAIEEIAMALETRQEFFQAKTGLHLTEIARTSRLVSKLTGMVVPGNKAIVGANAFAHESGIHQDGMLKEKTTYEIMTPESIGLKESKLVLGKHSGRHAFREKLLDLGYELNEEQVNEAFSKFKVLADKKKEVSDDDLLALLEERLTDTPEVFKLETMFVAYGNASTPTARVTIETENGTIEEEAEGNGSVDAIYNAIDKVTAEEVTLSDYSIKSVSHGKDALGEVHVVLSQNDVAAQGRGLSTDILEASARAYVDAVNQLIEKRKTFGRRDRVTL